In Weissella tructae, the DNA window TGTCTCTAAACCTTGATAACTTAACTTTATCTTTTAATTATAACCGAATAAATGCCGCGATTATATGACCCATCTACGATATTTACAAATTTTAAAATCACAACTATTTATTGAAAATAGTTGTATATAATTTGTATACGGCATATAATGTATACTATACTTATAAAACGAATAGAAAGAAGGACTATAATGGCAAAAAGCATGAACCATCGTGATCTTTTGGCTAGTCTAGCCCAAGATTACTACCTATCACAACTATCTCTAGCTGACTTGGTTGAAAAATATGACCTAAGTCGCTACCTTGTTAACAAGTATCTTGAAGATGCACGTAAAGAAGGTGTCGTAACAATTAACGTTGCGGCCCCTAATCCACGTAATCTTGAGATGGAAAATCGATTCCAAGAACTCTTTGATATCGATAATATCCACATCATTAGCGATAGCTTGAACCCTATTGAAACCAGTGAAAATGCGCTAAATTACGCAGCACATCAAATTGCACCTTTGATTACACAAAGTAAAGTCGTTGGACTTACTTGGGGAAGCACAGTCTACAATTTGATTCAAAACTTCCCGGTTTCAATTCAAGAAGACATCACCTTCACGCAATTCCTTGGGGAAAACATGAAGTATAAGTCTGACGTTGGTTCTATGCGCATGGTTGAACTAGCCGCCTCTAAGTTTTCTGCAGAATACTTAACAATGGCTGGTCCTCTATATGTTTTGAACGAATCTGTTCGTGAAGGTATGAAACAAGAAATGGCTATTCGCCCTTCTTTCGAAGCCGCACAACACATGGACTTCCTATTCACAGCACTTGGAACAGTTGCTTCTCTAAACAGTATTCCTGTTTGGCGTGATAATGCTGATTCTATTCTAGCTGGAGTTGATCAAGACGAAATTGCTGGTATGGTTTATGGACGTCCATTCGATATTGATGGAAACTTCCTATCATTAGAACATGATCATGTTTTCGGTCTAGATATTGATACAATTATGTCTACACCACGTCGTTTTGCTGTGGTTAAGAGCAAATTTAAGACAAACGCTATTATTGGTGCCCTTCGTGGTAAGTTCTTCACTGACGTTGTGATGACAGAAGCCGTTGCGCGTCGTGTCCTAAACGACATTACCGACTAAGCTAAGTCATACGACGACAAAAAACAAATGCAATATATCAAAAAGACTAACCAATTATGTGGTTAGTCTTTTTTTGTATCCCTTTAAATCACCACCATCTGCTTCATCCCCTGTATAAGTAGTTTGACTCAATAACAAGTAAACAAAAAAAGCAATGGATAATATCATCCATTGCTTGCTATCAAACTTATTTTGACTTTAATACTAAACGTTGGTAAATGAATACCGTTACAAGATAGTACAATGCGTAAATTCCAAGCACCCATGGTAAGGCAGTTGGTACACCAGCGTAGGCATCTGGCATTAACTTATCAAACATTTGTAGCCCAATCAACGCATCAGCTAATCCAATTGTCATTGGAATGAAGAATAGAATCCCCAAGTCCTTAGCAACTGCCATCTTTGCTTGGTGCTTTGTCACACCAACCATGTTCAATATTTGGTAACGACGCATGTCTGGTACAACGTTAGATAGAATCTTAAACATCAACGTTGACGCTAGCATAACCATGAAGGCCATACCTAGGAACATACTCATGAATTCTAGTCCACCAAAGACACTCTTTAGTAATACGAGCATTCCAAATGATCCTGGGACACTTGATGGTCCACCTTGGTTGGCATTTTCCAAATACCGCTTTTCGCCGTCATATACTTGACGTAGTTCTTTTTCATTACCCATGAAATCGCTGGTTGTAAAGGCACGCAGTGTCTTTTGTTCACCAGCAGGTAATGTGTCAACCAATTCAAATTGTCCGCCAAATTCTAGTCCAGCAGCGTAATTTGCCCAAGTTAACAACGTATAATTTTCGTTAATCCCTTCTGAATCAACTGAAACCATGTTCAATTTTGACTTACCGTTTTCCAAATATTCTCGATCAGGAATCTTGATATCTGCAAAATCAGACTTCAAAAATGAAACCTTATCATCTGAGACAACATAATGGATATCAGCACGGTACGTGACATCTGAAACATCTGACAAATCAGTTTGTTCATTTCGAACAACCATTGTGACGTCGGCGTTTTCAACCGCTTGAGTTGGCAACGCAATGTAATATCCTTGCCCAACACTCATCGCCCCAAGTGCCATTCCAAACAATACCGCAATCATTGTTAAAATACGCTTGTAGTCAGCCAAACGGAAACGTAATTGTCCATTTAAGA includes these proteins:
- a CDS encoding sugar-binding transcriptional regulator, whose translation is MAKSMNHRDLLASLAQDYYLSQLSLADLVEKYDLSRYLVNKYLEDARKEGVVTINVAAPNPRNLEMENRFQELFDIDNIHIISDSLNPIETSENALNYAAHQIAPLITQSKVVGLTWGSTVYNLIQNFPVSIQEDITFTQFLGENMKYKSDVGSMRMVELAASKFSAEYLTMAGPLYVLNESVREGMKQEMAIRPSFEAAQHMDFLFTALGTVASLNSIPVWRDNADSILAGVDQDEIAGMVYGRPFDIDGNFLSLEHDHVFGLDIDTIMSTPRRFAVVKSKFKTNAIIGALRGKFFTDVVMTEAVARRVLNDITD
- a CDS encoding FtsX-like permease family protein; translated protein: MLTKIALKSLRHKWRDYLVLLIGTTIAVGIFYMFSAMATNDAFLKANSTVKMIIPVFIVGEVLLGIITFVYLNFANSFLLRLRQKEYGLFSMLGATKRQIGTLLMRETLLVGVVSVILGMLLGMGLTSVSAGYLMNLIGIELENWSVVTPNAIIVTVIFFMLVFFINGVYNRIRLTRRDTLTLLTADATVKQPKLSTMKMVFMGLLGLALLIGSYLLMPHIGTFMLPGFVAIIVLNITGTYLFVSHTLNLVTKWIQNSNFGMRGLRPFLNGQLRFRLADYKRILTMIAVLFGMALGAMSVGQGYYIALPTQAVENADVTMVVRNEQTDLSDVSDVTYRADIHYVVSDDKVSFLKSDFADIKIPDREYLENGKSKLNMVSVDSEGINENYTLLTWANYAAGLEFGGQFELVDTLPAGEQKTLRAFTTSDFMGNEKELRQVYDGEKRYLENANQGGPSSVPGSFGMLVLLKSVFGGLEFMSMFLGMAFMVMLASTLMFKILSNVVPDMRRYQILNMVGVTKHQAKMAVAKDLGILFFIPMTIGLADALIGLQMFDKLMPDAYAGVPTALPWVLGIYALYYLVTVFIYQRLVLKSK